AAACTTTTTGAACAGATATTTTCTGATAATATGCGGCCGGCCTAAGGCAGGTCTTATAACCTTAACTTACCTTATTACCTTAAAGCAAACAAgaaatcaatttttattattatttatttatctatataacAGACATGCCAAAtatattctatgaaaatttaaagTGATAGGTACCTCATATAGAAACAATAAGATAAATTAAGACTATGAGTCAGAAAgcaggtttaaaaaaattaacatctgCTTATGGACTTCTAGAAAATatcagtaggtatgtacatttAACATGtagagtaaataataaaacattgcCACCGAATATTATCCATTATATACCCCATTGTTTtacaaatcaaaaattaaaatcattagatATGCCTTGATACTGAGCAAAAATTCACTTGTACTCTTTCTCTCCTGCGTAATAGCTAAACTAATGCCgggtttcaatattcaatctattTGGAATTTGTCGGTAAGATACTCAGAAACGTTGTTATTGTCATAAAaaccatacaatttttaacaAAGAACAATATTGCTAAGAAacttattaagtttttaaatggCAAACAAATGAGCATATATacatttgcaacaccagaggaactgccaatAATATGTTGCCGGCTTTTtaagaatttgttgatccgcacCTTGATCCTCAGATCATTGTAGACAAATTTTGATGTGAGTAAAGGCTGAGGGCGAATCTAATGATTAAATTTTTGATGTAAATATACTCACAGATTCTGATGATATCTTCTGCATGAATTCCTGAGCGGGTGTGCCGAGTACTTCCATTATCAAGTTTAATTGATGGATATCTGTTTCCTCGATTAAGGTTGAAAAGCATAGAGAACGTAATAAAATAAGCTAACAGACAATGTTATCACAAAAAGCATTTAAGGCTGTGGGCAAAATATGTAGCTGTTGGTTGTAACGTGGTATTTTTCTTAGCGTCTTGTGCACGCGAATATGGTACTATAATGTTGTCCCTAGCCTGATGGTCAAACATGATTACAGCAGGCTTAGCATGACCACTTCAAGAATACAATATCACGGATAATGAATTCTATGACCGATTTTATCGACTTCGTGAATCCATTTAAGACTGCAAGAGACGCTTTTTAGTGGTCATGCTAAATCATAATGATTTAGTACTACTGCCCATTTTCATTGATGGTATTTTTCACCTTCATGATTTTTTTAAGTATGAAAATAGGCTCCAATATCTAAACAACAATAGGTATTCTCAAATTCTAAGCAATCTAAAATTACACTAAAATGCAATACGCAAACTTACCTTTCGTTTTCAcaaattttcttaaaataaaaagtataatgCATTTGCAATAACTACGCTAAAAGCCAAAACACGAAAACAAGTTCATCATTATAAAAGTTTAtgataatatgtaattataaattagatacagtactaccacttaTTGAGtaacgccgatgtacctgcgcagaaatcttatttttgaatggcgcgaaaatatttCAGCCAATAGTAGCGCGCGTTTGTCCACTATTGGTTGTTGTCTTCGTGCGCCATgatttgtacgcgcgaattatgagcgacaTAGCGTAAGTCCTCTGTTCTTCTTTTTTAGAACCTTAACGTCCAGCaataagtgctatatttcattGACGTTCATTTGGATTTAGTCAGCGCGAACGAATTTTGCCGAgacgacttataaaagtggcaGTACTATAAATGACTTTAAAAAGGATACGGTCTGTACCAGGGAAAAGTGTCCTACCGGTGAGTAGTTCAGCCATAATGCAACCCACAGACCAGATATCTACGGTTTGATTATAGTGCATCCAATTAAGCATGATCTCGGGTGCCCTGTACCACCTATAATCAATTTTGTTgtgctaaataaaaaattgtctataaTGAATAATCTAAAAGTactgtttatttaaaattatagctGATACTCTTAGCTTTGTGTAGGTTTGTTTAATgcaaactgtttgattttaacAGGATAAACAGTTTGTCTGTTTCTAGAATGCCAGCCATTCTGCGCCTTTTCTCAAGATCAGTGCAGCAGTTGAGCAATAAAAtgtaacagacaggcagacacattttcacatttacgctatcaatgatttatttattagccTAAAGACGCAATTAGGCTTTCTGGGTATCCTCTTTCTGAATaggattctttttatttttcattataaaagatttctaaaaaaatgagcataaatataattaataaattcattacattaatatgtattattttaatttatatgctAAACATACCTTGTGGCCACATATCCTGTCATCTCAATTTCAGTTGGTCTTGCTAAACCAAAATCTAATATTTTCAACTCACAATCCTCATTGACAGCAATGTTTGAAGGTTTGAGGTCCTTAAAATAACTGAGATGTCACAAAGAAACCCAAATACATAGGTAAAGAGTGTTCAGTGGTTTAAGTATAATAGATGTCTTTTAGTGCATTGTAaatgaaatctttgaaaagagcaactgttaAGATACTTGCTGGTTCGTCTCAGcaggaaaggcatttcgaaccagtggtttatttgaataataaatctttctatttctatttaatcAAGCCTATAACTGTATCAATGAATATACTAATTTATTGATAGATATATCatgctaatattcttaaaaaaaaacattaaatgacaataatacttataaaatataataatacttcaCATACCCTGTGAATAATTCCAGCTGAATGAATATACTTGAGCCCTCTAAGGATCTGATAAACAAGGAACTGCACATGATCATCGGACAACTTCTGAGTGCGGATGATGTTGTTCAAGTCTGCCCCCATCAGGTGGGTCACCAAGTATACCTGTTGGAACTCTTCAAGATTCTTCTCGGGAGTAAATACATCTAGCAGGCCTGGAATTGTATAGTTGTATGAAGGTCAAAATGAGAactcatataatatgtaatggGTGCATCCCATCCTAAGAACAAAAATCACAACTATTacatctaaatatatgaaaggcaaagctgactgactgactgatctatcaacacacagctcaaactactggaccaatcaggctgaaatttggcttgCAGATAGCTGTTATAACAAAGACATccataagaaaggattttaggtTTATTTGTAGCGGGCATAAGGTACTTTGTCTTAACCCTTCCCTTTGGCTTTGCCATTGTCAGGTAAAAATATATAGAGTGCAGGCAACTCCACACCCTAAATCTGGTTGATACTTACTATGTCCAAACCATCCTCTCTATCACTTTCATTTCCATACAGTCTTTGCTTATTGAACTTACCAATAACATTTTCATGGTTCATGTGCTTCAACATTCTCAACTCCCTGTATGTGCGCTTAGCATGCACTGCCGACTGAAATGGTCTTGCTAATTTCTTTATTGCTACCTTCATGTTATGCAAGGAGTCAATTGCTGAGCTGCAAATCATTCACATACTTTACATCAAGCTACACATATGCATTATTGCTAACAAAGTTCTTTTTTGAACCTTGGCACTTTCCGCTAAATTCACTCACAAATGGTATAATATCAGGAGTTGTGAGTGAAATTAGCAGGAGGCGCCTGTTAGCAATTGATAAGAATAGTTAATACTGTCATGGTACTTTTGTTAATGTATAAATGTGTCTATCTATGGTTGTGTAGTTATTAAGTTTGGtcttaactattattattaattcagaaAGTTATGTTTAAGTTTTAATCTACAACTACTTTTCAAGAAATTgtacattaaattattttaagaatgACAGACAAGACATATTAGAGAACCAGTTCCACCCACACAGACTTTGTGCAACTTCATTTTCCAAATGCAAATCTTTCTACTGGATAAACTACTTGAATGCGGTGAACtacagtattttaaaaaatcaaatcaaaaataaatactggCACTTTGCCTATAATATAttctaaataaatacataccaaACCTGACCATAAGCCCCAGATCCTACAGGTGTAAGCATTTGGTATCTTTCGGGTACAATCCATTCCGTTTTATTAATTTCTACAGTGTGATATCGCGGCATCGTGATCTTTTTTCTTTAACGATCAGTTTTATGCTGTACAGCTACAAATTATTAGTATTTACGAAGTttgatgaaaattgaaaatattttacatagaaATTCCAATTTGGCTGTCTGTTTGTCGCTAGTCactgtcaagtgtcaattgTCAAACACATTTCAAATGTCACTCTGCCTCCTGCCTAATGTAGACATGCTCATTCAAAGAGTACGTAATCACTATGTGCTAATTTTATTAGAACGAAAGCATGCTGGGCACATGCTGGGCATCACGCTTGCTGTTTGAGCCATCTTAAATCAGGGGCATGAgatgggcctgcccgcgaaattcaaaaagttggtttttcgcaatttgtaaactaaatacgacaacgtaggcttatggcattttaattgcgccaatggcagtatcatcctcacaggtctatataaaaatttttacttgaaagggtccagtttaagaaattagctctagtacctatcgactaatttgaaaattagtcaagtttttaaaaaacaacaacaCTGAACTTGGTTTGTCAAACCAAGACTCAAAAtggctagaatccagagccatAAAGTCGGGtttaaaaactgtcaaattCATTCGCCTCATTTGACAGAACTTTGACAGTCAAATTGTCAATGtcatttcattgatttttcTAAAAGAAACGAAGGAAAGGGGtctcaaaacaaataaatattagttaCTGCTAAAAGTATTAGGATTTAAGATGGCTCAAACAGCAGGCGTGAAGCCCATGACCATCGCTGGTCGTGTGGCATCGGAAAGAGAGAGATGTATAGGTATGACTGATGCCGAAAGGGCATGGCGCAAGCAATGGCTACAAGACCAAGTATTAGCTTCAAACGAACCTGTACATGTTGAAGAATACTGGAGAGAGCGAACTAATCCTATACGTCGTCTCTATCGTAAACCCCTGGATGTATTATACAACAAGCTTGCTCCTGTACTGGTAAGATTACATAACAACAATAACCTTACTGGCATGAAAACAGTACTTATATTGTGGCGTATGTCAGTTCTCGATGATAAGATAGAAGATACAAAATGCACAAGAATAGAAGAGAGCTATCAACGAATGTGACTCTAATGCAGTAGTTAAGTCCTCACTGCAAGTATCATTCCTACATAATACAATTATAATCTCCCCTCATATTATGACCATCATCACTGTTTTAAGGATGATAATTTTTGTCAATTTGgtatttggaaaaaaattctgttttactatatctactacacacaaaataatattaatattttgtcacagGGACAGCAACGTGCAGCAGATTACAGATACATCGCAGGAAAAATAGGTTTATTTACTGTGGGTGTTTTGTGTATCCATTACTATTTTAAATATCATGGAAATGTAAGTATGATAGACTAGCCTGAATAATGTTTGTTTTATACTTCTTTAAGTTAAAAAGTGACACTttgcccttccagcatcagttttccctcccacttttaatatgggtatcttcaagtcaagagacttcaacttctagacaagcgcgctccatcattttaggctgcatcatcacttgctagcaggtctgattgcagccaagcgctagtctatataatttaaaaaaaaaactttgacatTAAAATGCGACACTGAAGTGCCAAAATTGTATGGAGGTGTTAAATCATGCTTTGCTATATAtagtagactagctgatgcccacgacttcgttcgcgtggatgtaggttttttctggtataaaaagtagcctatgtgctaatccagggtataatctatctccattctaaatttcagcccaatctgtccagtagtttttgcgtgaaggagtaacaaacatacacacacacacacacacacatacaaactttctcctttataatattagtgtgataaacgaCAGATTTATgtagttaacgttaacttgaaactACACCCAAGCCTCAGTATGATTAAtaacttgtatttattttaataggaCTGGACTAAAAAAGGAGGGTGGAGAATTACAAAAACTAAACCAATGGTGCTACCTGGACAACCTGGTTTTCCATTCAAATCAGAGCGTAGCAAGGATTCTGACTATGCTGATAGGGGTTTCAGCAAATCTGTCTTTACAAAGTAGATAGTAATGTTATGTATAAATAAAGTAGATAATTTGGCACTGCATATTTAATtgaagttaaattaaaataaactcatTTTCTGTTATGCAAAGTGTATTCCTTCAGAATTAAATGCATGTAACAATTTCATAAAGTCATCAATATCCATTGTTCTTGCCCTTAATTGATCAGCCTCAGCTTGTAACAAAATCTgttgtaatttttcttttatgtCAAAATCCTCTGGTATTTCCTAGAAAAGAGAAAACAGAtctttactaaattattatgaacctatATTAACTTTATCttttgtaatataaaaattCAGCTTCTATGTTTGTcagcaaaaaagaaaaaagttgtTGATTTGTCACACAACATTGCATTTCTGTAACTTTTAAGTGTTTATGATTAAACTAGCCAttcattacaataatataactaAATCATTTTTACCTTATTGTTCAATGAGCAATGAACCCTATAATTCTTGTCAAGGACAGCCATTGTTGTGTTTTGCTTGAAGGCAGCAGATAAAGTTTTGTTCTTGCGCACAAATGCTATCCTTGTGAGGCCATCCCATTCTACAAAGTTAATTGGTGGAGGTGGATTCCTGGGTTCTATCCTCACTACACTTGACTCCACTTTTGGTGGAGGTCTAAAATTATTCTTTCCAACCTGTACCAAAGATACAAAAAACTTATGTAAGTTTAAATTGATAAGTTGATGTAAAAATGACTAAAGTGTGTATTGACTATTTATTAACTGCTGCAGTGTACGGAAATGATTGGCAACTGTCTGCCATTAACAACAAGAATAATTTTAGTACTATTGATGGGTGACTAATTTAGTTATAGTACTGCaagatttaatttctttttaaaaataaaattaattggctCATAGTAAAATCTCATTCATACCTTCATTAACATATCAACTCTTGCCAGCAATTGGGTATTTATTGACAACCTACAGTACAGTTTATCCCCTGGCTTGGCAACCAGTCTCTGGGCAAACTCCTGTTGAAACATTAAAACAGCACATCGGAAGAATGGCCTGTGAAGTAGCAACTTGAAAACTAAAGGAGAGCTGATCTGGTATGGTATATTGGCAACACAGATATCAAAAAATGGTAATTCCATTTTCAAAACATCTCCAACCAATATTTGAAGTTTTGCTTGATATGGTGTGCCCTGAACACGCTTTTGAAGTTCTGCAACTAACCTAAAAATGAATAAGGttgatatttattatagttaagtgATATCTAGGAAAAATGATTTCTcatgaaataaacatttcaaTGGCAATCTTGTAATAAGAACAGTTATAAAATAACTACCTTGTATCAATTTCACATGCAATAACTTTCTTGACTCTGTCTAGCATTTTTATTGTCATGTTACCAGTACCGGGTCCAATCTCAAGAGCAACATCTGTTGGCCGTAATCCAGCTTTATCTAACATTGAGGTTATAATGAGAGGGTTCTTCAATATATGTTGGCCAAAGTCTTTATTAAACTGGATTCCTACAATAAATAGATTTAATGTTAGCAGGAAAATAAAATTTGGAGAAATACAACAACCTATTGTAACCTATAAACACTCTGCGAACCTTGCTTAGCGACTTCATTATGAATCCTTGATTTCTTCTCAGCTTTAATTTTTGGCATTTTCAGTAATAGTtcacaatacaatacaaaataattatttttatcgtaGCAAAGAAAacgtgaatatttttatttttgctatttttGACACTACTGACACTTGACTTGACcaccgatttttttttcattaactggttttacggctctggatacCACCGAAGTCACCAAAACCATCGAAGTTGGCTTGACAGTTGAAGGTCCGACAGCCAGCTAtcgttgattattatttatctatctatgtatatttattatattatattatttatctagcTATAATTGATTTAATTTCACTGTGCCGCCGCGCTGTCCGCGTCGTGCCGTCGTATCGCATGCCACTCACAGTTTCACActtttacaatgttacccgtgacgaTGGTATGTATAGACCACCGATCATAGACAGTAAGTATAGTACTACAGTTTttgcttacttttttttttttttatctggtAACTCAAAATCGTCAAATTTTGGCATGGTTGATCTCTACAAGaccgaataaaataaaaccattttcgtagaattattatgaaa
This genomic stretch from Maniola jurtina chromosome 2, ilManJurt1.1, whole genome shotgun sequence harbors:
- the LOC123870311 gene encoding mitogen-activated protein kinase p38b isoform X1, with product MPRYHTVEINKTEWIVPERYQMLTPVGSGAYGQVCSAIDSLHNMKVAIKKLARPFQSAVHAKRTYRELRMLKHMNHENVIGLLDVFTPEKNLEEFQQVYLVTHLMGADLNNIIRTQKLSDDHVQFLVYQILRGLKYIHSAGIIHRDLKPSNIAVNEDCELKILDFGLARPTEIEMTGYVATRWYRAPEIMLNWMHYNQTVDIWSVGCIMAELLTGRTLFPGTDHIHQLNLIMEVLGTPAQEFMQKISSESARNYIQSLPTLKRRDFREVFRGANPLAINLLELMLELDADKRITAEQALAHEYLAQYADPTDEPVSAPYDQSFEDMELPVDKWKELVWQEVVEFKPHPQHMNTVIEVNPS
- the LOC123870311 gene encoding mitogen-activated protein kinase p38b isoform X2, with product MPRYHTVEINKTEWIVPERYQMLTPVGSGAYGQVCSAIDSLHNMKVAIKKLARPFQSAVHAKRTYRELRMLKHMNHENVIGLLDVFTPEKNLEEFQQVYLVTHLMGADLNNIIRTQKLSDDHVQFLVYQILRGLKYIHSAGIIHRDLKPSNIAVNEDCELKILDFGLARPTEIEMTGYVATRWYRAPEIMLNWMHYNQTVDIWSVGCIMAELLTGRTLFPGTDHIDHLTRILFLCGKPDQETIDKKLSEEARNYIQSLPTLKRRDFREVFRGANPLAINLLELMLELDADKRITAEQALAHEYLAQYADPTDEPVSAPYDQSFEDMELPVDKWKELVWQEVVEFKPHPQHMNTVIEVNPS
- the LOC123870467 gene encoding uncharacterized protein LOC123870467, with product MAQTAGVKPMTIAGRVASERERCIGMTDAERAWRKQWLQDQVLASNEPVHVEEYWRERTNPIRRLYRKPLDVLYNKLAPVLGQQRAADYRYIAGKIGLFTVGVLCIHYYFKYHGNDWTKKGGWRITKTKPMVLPGQPGFPFKSERSKDSDYADRGFSKSVFTK
- the LOC123870355 gene encoding probable dimethyladenosine transferase — its product is MPKIKAEKKSRIHNEVAKQGIQFNKDFGQHILKNPLIITSMLDKAGLRPTDVALEIGPGTGNMTIKMLDRVKKVIACEIDTRLVAELQKRVQGTPYQAKLQILVGDVLKMELPFFDICVANIPYQISSPLVFKLLLHRPFFRCAVLMFQQEFAQRLVAKPGDKLYCRLSINTQLLARVDMLMKVGKNNFRPPPKVESSVVRIEPRNPPPPINFVEWDGLTRIAFVRKNKTLSAAFKQNTTMAVLDKNYRVHCSLNNKEIPEDFDIKEKLQQILLQAEADQLRARTMDIDDFMKLLHAFNSEGIHFA